In one window of Camelina sativa cultivar DH55 chromosome 15, Cs, whole genome shotgun sequence DNA:
- the LOC104745048 gene encoding dnaJ homolog subfamily B member 1-like, which yields MGVDYYKLLQVDRNAKDDDLKKAYRKLAMKWHPDKNPNNKNDAEAKFKQISEAYDVLSDPQKRAIYDQYGEEGLSSQAPPPGAGGFPGGSDGGASFRFNGRSADDIFSEFFGFSRPSFGGDSRGAGPSGGGFRFAEDVFASSNVPPRKAAPIERQLPCSLEDLYKGITKKMKISRDVLDSSGRPTTVEEILTIEIKPGWKKGTKITFPEKGNEQRGIIPSDLVFIVDEKPHAVFKRDGNDLVITQKIPLVEALTGYTAQVTSLDGRTVTVPINSVISPSYEEVVKGEGMPIPKDPSKKGNLRIKFSIKFPSRLTTEQKSGIKRMFSST from the exons ATGGGGGTCGATTACTACAAGCTACTTCAGGTGGATCGGAACGCAAAAGACGACGACTTGAAGAAAGCTTATCGGAAACTGGCCATGAAGTGGCATCCTGACAAGAACCCTAACAACAAAAACGACGCCGAAGCCAAATTCAAACAGATCTCTGAAGCTTACGAT GTTTTGAGTGATCCTCAAAAGCGAGCAATCTATGATCAATACGGAGAAGAAGGTCTAAGTAGCCAGGCTCCACCTCCAGGAGCAGGCGGGTTTCCGGGTGGTTCAGATGGAGGTGCTTCGTTCCGGTTTAACGGAAGAAGCGCTGATGATATCTTCTCGGAGTTCTTTGGCTTCTCAAGACCTTCCTTTGGTGGAGACTCACGTGGTGCAGGTCCCTCTGGTGGTGGGTTTCGCTTTGCGGAAGACGTTTTTGCTTCTTCGAATGTTCCACCTAGGAAAGCTGCACCTATCGAGAGACAACTTCCTTGTAGTTTAGAGGATCTTTACAAAGGAATCactaagaagatgaagatctcTAGAGACGTCCTTGATTCAAGCGG GAGACCGACAACAGTTGAGGAGATCTTGACAATAGAAATCAAGCCAGGGTGGAAGAAAGGGACAAAGATAACTTTCCCGGAGAAAGGGAATGAGCAACGAGGAATTATACCGTCAGATCTTGTATTCATAGTTGATGAGAAGCCACATGCTGTTTTCAAGCGAGATGGGAATGACCTTGTGATCACACAGAAGATCCCTCTCGTGGAAGCACTTACGGGTTACACCGCTCAGGTCACGAGTTTGGATGGAAGAACAGTAACGGTTCCGATCAACAGTGTGATCAGTCCTTCTTATGAAGAAGTGGTGAAAGGCGAAGGCATGCCGATCCCTAAAGACCCATCGAAAAAAGGGAACTTGAGAATCAAATTCAGCATTAAGTTCCCGTCAAGGTTAACGACAGAGCAGAAATCTGGAATCAAACGAATGTTTTCGTCTACGTAG
- the LOC104745050 gene encoding rhodanese-like domain-containing protein 10, whose product MTLLLLLSQPNHIHKPPGPPLVQYRRLRKPYRLPVISAAVSGKQLILSGKVRAVEPKEVKAVVASEGYMLLDVRPVWEREKACVKGSLHVPLFVEDTDNGLITLLKKWIHLGYIGLWTGQRFTMFNDEFNLRVVEAVPDKESKVLVVCGEGLRSLMAVSKLYGEGYKSLGWLTGGFNRVTEGDFPEIEGTEELRFATIGGASYYLLKLLVLLQSLGQKSS is encoded by the exons AtgacacttcttcttcttctttctcaaccaAACCATATCCACAAGCCACCAGGCCCACCACTAGTACAATACCGACGGCTTCGAAAACCATACAGATTACCAGTGATCTCCGCCGCGGTGTCAGGTAAGCAGCTGATACTTTCCGGCAAGGTCCGGGCGGTGGAGCCGAAAGAAGTGAAGGCGGTTGTGGCGTCGGAGGGTTACATGCTCTTAGACGTGAGACCGGTTTGGGAAAGAGAAAAGGCATGTGTGAAAGGGTCCTTACACGTGCCATTGTTCGTGGAGGATACTGACAATGGGCTGATTACGTTGCTGAAGAAATGGATCCATTTGGGATATATTGGGCTTTGGACAGGCCAGAGATTCACAATGTTCAATGACGAATTCAACCTCCGTGTTGTTGAGGCTGTCCCGGACAAAGAGAGTAAAGTGCTTGTCGTGTGCGGTGAAGGACTTAG GTCGTTGATGGCTGTATCGAAGCTCTACGGAGAAGGTTACAAAAGCTTAGGGTGGTTAACCGGAGGGTTTAACCGGGTAACAGAAGGAGATTTTCCAGAGATCGAAGGAACCGAAGAGCTTCGGTTCGCGACAATAGGAGGTGCATCATACTATTTACTCAAACTACTTGTACTGTTACAGTCTCTTGGCCAAAAGAgtagttaa